TTTTGAAGAAAAAATGTTATGGGATTACCAGTCTTAATATCTTCAAAATATACATAATAATCATCTTTGCTATTATTTGAATATATTACATCAACTTCATCGATGTCCATAGTCAAGTTACCTTTTTTATATGGAATAATAGAAAAAACCTTTAATTCTTCTTTTTCATCTAATTCGCCTCTAACTATTATACCTAATTCATCACTATATTCTTTTAAGAGCTCAACTTTTATCTTATCTTCACCATAGTTAGATATATATTTCTCTGTAGGGTCATTAATTATCTGCTGTATTACATCTTTCATCTGTTTGGTTTCTTCGAGTTTCTTAAACCCAACTGCACTCAAATATTGCTCCATATTATTCACCACTCTTCTACATACTAAACTCATAATCTATAATTATATGTAGAATTATAGTAACATTACATATAGTAATTGTCTAGCTATAAATTTTATATAATGAAAATTATATTTGTTCTAGTGCATTGGCAAGGTCATCAATAATATCATCAATATTTTCAAGACCTACTGAAAATCTAATCAAATCAGGTTTAACACCTGAAGCAATCTGTTCTTCTTCCGATAATTGTCTATGGGTAGTACTAGCTGGATGTAATACACAAGATCTGGCATCTGCTACATGAACAACCAATGCTATCAGATTCAGATTATCAATAAGTTTCTCTCCTGCTTCTGTTCCACCTTTTACACCAAAAGTTAAAACTCCACTGCAACCATCTGGTAGATATTTCTTGGCAAGATCGTGAGTTGGGTGACTTTCAAGTCCTGGATAAACAACCCATGAAATCTTATCATTTCCTTCTAGCCATTTTGCTACTGCTAATGCATTCTGGCTGTGACGTTCCATTCTAAGAGGCAATGTCTCTAATCCTAAATTCATCAAGAAAGCATTAAATGGACTCATTGCTGCTCCAACATCTCTTAATAATTGAACTCTAGCTTTTGTAATGTAAGCTGCTTCTTTGAAATCTCTAACATACACAACACCATGATAGCTTTCGTCTGGAGTTGTCATTTCTGGGAATTTACCATTAGCCCAATTGAATTTACCACTATCAATAATCATACCACCTACACTTGTAGCATGTCCATCTGTGTATTTAGTACATGAATGAGTTACTATATCTGCTCCATGCTCAATAGGTCTGCATAAATAAGGTGTTGGAAAAGTATTATCAACGATTAATGGAACAACATTGTCATGTGCCAATGTTGAAAACTTCTCAAAATCTAGAATGTTAAGACCAGGATTACCTATAGTTTCAGCAAAAACGCCTTTTGTATTAGGTTTTATGTAAGTCTTCAATTCTTCTAGACTAAGTTCTGGATCGACAAATGTAACATCTATTCCGAATTTCTTAAGTGTGGTTTTCAGTAATGAAAAAGAACCACCATATAAAGTACTGGCTGCTAATAAGTGATCTCCCGCCGTACAAATGGTCATAACTGCTATCATTGTAGCTGCTTGTCCTGATGAAGTTGCCATAGCACCAATGCCACCTTCAAGCATAGCCATCTTTTTCTCCAACGCCTCAACTGTTGGGTTACTGATTCTTGTATACATATGTCCTGCTGCCTCTAAATCAAATAATTTGGCTACTTCTTCGCAAGTATCATATTTATATGTGGTACTCTGATATATTGGTAGAACTCTTGGTTCAGAATTACCTGGAGCATATCCACCTTGCACAGCCGCTGTTTCTATTTTCCATTTTTTCTCCATTTTTATGACCTCCTGTCTAAATATTGTTTATATTATAGAGTATATATTATAAAAATTCAATATATTAATTTACCAAAGTGCCTGTATATGATGATATTCCACGTAGTAATTTTTGGCACTCTAGTGATATAAGGATTTTTATACATATATGCTTCTATTTCACTAAAATAACTATGAAATACTTTACATAGGATAATTTATACTATATTATAGAATAATTATAATATATTGCAAGTACGCACATTTTAATCAGTTACTTACCATTTTGAAAGTAAGGTGATATTCAATGGCTAAACAATCATTAGAAAAATTTCCTAATCAAAAAAACAGACAAAAAGATTTTACTTGTTCAATAGGTTTTACTATGACTGTAATTGGGAGTAAATGGAGAGCCATAATATTATGGCACATAATAAAGAAAGAACCTATTAGATATGGTCAGTTAAAAAATACGATACCAAATATAAGCCATAAAGTTCTATCCTTGGAATTAAAGCAGCTTGAAAGTGATGGGCTTATAGAACGTAAGGCTTATGCGACTATTCCTCCAAAAGTTGAATATATCCCAACCAAAAGAGGTTTGTCACTAAAAGATATCCTTACTGAATTATGTAATTGGGGTAAAAAATACATGGAATCATAATAAAATAAACTCTGTTTTAGAATCTTCATATCTAAAACAGAGTCTATTTTATACAACTACTCTAGTTTTTCTTTTTAGTTGAAATGTCTACCCAAACTGCTAATAATAGTATAAGTCCTTTAACAATATACTGCCATGTTGGTCCTACATTCATAAGACTCATTCCATTATTAAGTGTTGCCATAACCAATGCACCAATTATCGCTCCTACTATGGTTCCTTCTCCACCCATAGTACTAGTTCCACCAATAATAGCAGATGCTATTACTTCAAGTTCAAGTCCTGCTCCAGCTGAAGCACTTGCCGCATTTAATCTGGCTGTAAATATGATAGCTCCCAATGCTGATAATATACCCATGGATGCAAATATCAAAAGATTTCTCTGTTTAATATTGATACCTGATAATCTAGAAGCTTCCTTATTACCACCAATTGCATATACGTGACGTCCAAATGTAGTATTCTTAGTAATAAATGTATATAGAATACCAACAACCAAAACAAATACTATAGAATAAGGTATACCTTTATAAGATGCCATGATACCGAAGAAGATAGCTATAGCTAAAGATACAACAATCATTTTTACCATTTGAAGATTCTTTGGTAGAGTTTCAAAATCATATCTTTTTCTTTCTCCTCTTTTCTTAAGCTCTAAAGCATTATAGATAATGATTGCAATAATACCTATAATAATCGTTGTCATATTAATTGATAAAGAACCTATATTAAGAGAAGCGATGTTTGGAATATATCCTTGTCCAAGAGCCTTGAAACTATCATCTAAAGGAGCGATTGTTGCCCCGTTGGTAACCCCTAACAGTGTCCCTTTAAAAATCATCATTCCTGCTAAGGTTACAATGAATGCAGGTACATTCCTGTAAGCAACCCAATAACCTTGCCATAATCCGATAAGTAAACCTACAAATAATGTTATTATTATAGTAACTAATGTTCCGTAATGAAGATTAACTTGTAGTGTAGCTGCTATGGCTCCTAAGAATCCTACTACTGAACCGATAGACAAATCTATATGACCTGCAACAATTACAAGTACAACCCCACAAGCAAGAATCGCTATATAGGATGTTTGTATAAACAAGTTGGATAAGTTCCTTGGCATTATGAATGTACCGCCAGTAAGTATTGTGAATATAATCATTAATCCAATTAAAGCTATGAACATTGTATATTGTTTTATATTTTTCTTTAGAGATAATCTAATAAGACTTATAATTCCATTTTCATTAGACATGCTTACATCCCTCCCGTTGCATATTGCATTACTATCTCTTGTGATGCATCTTTATAATCAAGTTCACCTGTCAATTTACCTTCGTGCATAATGAGTATCCTATCACTCATTCCTAGAATTTCAGGAAGCTCAGATGAAATCATAATAATTGAAACACCTTTGTCAACTAAATCGTTCATTATATTGTATATCTCATATTTAGCCCCTACGTCTATACCTCTTGTAGGCTCATCCAATATTAGAATCTTAGGATCTGCCATTAACCATTTAGCTAGAACAACTTTTTGTTGGTTACCTCCACTTAAGTTACTGACCTTTTGTTCTATTGATGGTGTTTTTGTTTTAAGGGCTTTTACATATTCATTAGTAATCTTAATCTCTTCATTCTGATTGATAACACCATGTCTTGAGATCTTGTGGAGATTAGCTAATGTAGTATTCTCTTTTATATCCATTCCAAGAACAAGTCCATTTACCTTTCTATCTTCCGAAAGATAACATAATCCTTTTCTAATGGCTGTTCTAGGGCTATTAATAGTCTCTTTTTTACCTTGAATCTTGACAGTTCCAGTTTTACCTACACCATAGGAACCAAATAAGCTCATGGCAAGTTCTGTTCTACCTGCTCCCATAAGTCCTGCAATACCTAAAATCTCTCCTTTTTTAGCTGTAAAGGAAATATTGTCTATTATCTTTTTATCAGGCATCTCTGGATTATATACAGTCAGGTTCTCTACTTCCAGCATAGGTTCTGATGGTTTATGCTCTTTTCTTGGGAATCTCTGAGTTAACTCTCTACCTACCATTAGAGATATGATCTTATCCTCTGTCATACTATCATCATTAACCGTAGTTGATATAGTCTGACCATCTCTTAGTACTGTTATATTGTCAGCTATTTCTTTTACTTCATTTAATTTATGTGAAATATATATGCATGTAACTCCTTTACTCTTAAGCTCTCTTATGATGTTAAGGAGGTTCTCGCTTTCTGTCTCATTAAGAGCTGCTGTAGGCTCATCTAGGATAAGTATATTAACATTCTTAGATATCGCTTTGGCAATCTCGATTAATTGCTGTTTACCTATTCCAAGTTTTATTATCTTAGTTAATGGATTATCATCTAACCCTACTTCTTTTAATAACTTGGAAGTGTTGGAGATTGTTTTATTCCAATCTATCATACCATTTTTCTTTATTTCATTTCCAAGATAGATATTTTCTGCTATATTCATCTCTTTAACTAGGGCAAGTTCTTGATAAATAATAGCTACTCCACCGTGCTCAGATTCTTTGATGCCATTATATCTTTGTTCTTTTCCATCTATCATGATTCTTCCTGTGTAACTACCATATGGATGAACACCACTTAAAACTTTCATCAAAGTGGATTTCCCAGCACCATTTTCTCCTACTAAAGCATGAATTTCTCCTCTTTTAACCTTAAAATTAACGTTATCAAGAGCTTTTACACCAGGAAATACTTTAGTTATGTCCTCCATCTGAAGTATATAGTCGTTCATGCTAAGCACCACCTTTCTTTACTAACATTCTTAAGGAGAAGAAATAAGTCATCCCTTCTCCAAAATTTCATATTTTAACAACATTCCAAATAAATATTGATATCATATTCTGCACTTATTAATTGATATTATTCTCTGTATACGTCTTCTTTTTTCAAGTAACCACTGTCGATCAATAATTCATCTATATTATCTTTATCTACTGCAAATGGTGTTAATAAGATAGATGGAACATCAACTGAGTTATTATTTACAGTTTGATTAGCTTCTTCTAATTTCTCGTCTTTAACTAATGCTACAGCAGCTTTTATTGCTTCTTCACCTAATAATCTAGTATCTTTGAAGATAGTCATAGTTTGTGTACCTTCAACGATTCTTATTGCTCCTGCAAGCTCAGCATCTTGTCCTGTAATAGGCACTTTTCCGTCAAGACCTTGTGCTGCTAAAGCTTGAACAGCACCACCAGCAGTACCATCGTTAGGCGCTAAAATTGCATCTACTTTATTATTGTTAGCTGTTAGAGCATTCTCTACTATCTTAAGAGCATTTTCTGGTTTCCAGTCATCAACAGGCTGGTCAACTAAAACTTTGATTTTTCCACTATCAACAAGTGGTTGAATATATTTCATAGCACCTTCTTTGAATAATGTTGCATTGTTATCAGTTGGTGCACCTGCCATTAAGAAATAATTTCCTTCTGGAACTAGATCAGTGATATATTTACCTTGTAATTCTCCAACTTTTACATTATCGAATGATATATATACGTCAATGTTTTCTGTATTCATTATTAAACGGTCATATGATATTACCTTGATACCTTCTTTTGCTGCTTCATCAACGATTGATGCTGCTGCTGATGCGTCTTGAGGAGCTACTATTAATGCGTCTACTCCTTGAGCTATTAAGTTCTTAGCTTGTGAATCTTGTTGTGACAAGTCATTATTGGCAACTTGAACTTTTAACTCTACTCCTAATTCTTTTGCAACTGCTTCCATTTTTTCTTTGTCTCTTACCCATCTTTCTTCCTGTTGTGTTGGAAGTGATAAACCTATAACAATTTTGTCATCCTTTTTAGAAGAACACCCTGCAAATAGTGAAGTTAACATCATAAGTCCTATAATAAGTGACATCATCTTAAATTTCTTTCTCATAAAATCCCTCCGTTATTTTTAATTGTTATTAAAAAACTGTTTTATAAGGTATCAACCTTATCTACATACATTGTAATAAAAAAGAGCCCAAAAGGCTCTAGAATAAATTATCAATAACTTAAATATTTTAATGTGTTATTCTTAATATATTAATCATATAGTAAAATTTTAATATTAAATAATTCCATTAGAATTACCTGCTATTTAATCCTTCCACTCACTCTCTGGTATATTTCTATAGATATCTTCCTTGATATGGAATCCATCTCTTATTATAGTATCTTCAATATTATCCTTGGTTACAGGAATAACATCATATTTTATATATTTCACATAATATGTTCCATCATCAATAAGAGTCTCATTCTCTATTATCTCACCTTTTGCTATTTTGATAGCTATTTCAGCTGCTGCTTGTGCAAGAATCTTTATAGGTTTATAGACTGTCATAAGTTGAGTACCTTCAACAATCCTCTGACATGCTGATAAATCGGCATCATGGCCTACCACTGCAACATCTCCAGCTATTCTGTTTTCAGCCAATGCTTCGATTGCTCCTTCTGCCAAACGGTCATTGGCAGCAATTATCCCATCAATATGTTCTCCTTTTGATAGGATTTCTTCTATACAAGAATATGCTACTTCTTCTCTCCAATCTTCTGCCCATACCTCTTTTAATATATTGATGTCACCTTTTTCTACAAAAGGTTTTAATGCATCTATTGTTCCTTTGTTAAACATCTTGCTATTGTTATCTTTACTTGAACCATTAATAATTACATAATTCCCTTTTGGTACAGCTTCCAACATGCTTTCAGCCATATATCTTCCCACTTTTTCATTATCAAAGGATACATAATAATCTACATTAGCATTGAATATCAGCCTATCGTATGCTATAACCTTTATACCTTTCTTTTTAGCAGCTTTAGTAACTTCGGTTATACCATTTTTATCATATGGAATTACAACTAATACATCAACATCTTGTTCAATCAGATATTTCATCTGTTTAATCTGAGTATCATTATCTTCATTAGCATTGAGAACCAATACCTCTGCTCCTAGTTCTTTGGCTTTTGCTACAAATATATTTCTATCTCTCTGCCATCTCTCTATTACAAGAGAATCTATTGATAATCCAATCTTAATAGTATCATCTTTGACTTTTTGGTCTTTTTTGGAGTTCATAGCAACAACTATCATAGTACCTACAATAATAATCAATAAACTAACTATCGCTATAATAACCTTCAACTTCCTTTTTGCTGACATAAGTATTACCCCCTATACTTTTATATGTCTTTTTGGTATTCCGTAGGTGATATACCAACAATCTTCTTGAACAATCTACTGAAATAGTTTGGATCATTATATCCTACTTCATAACAAATTTCTTTAATGGTTTTGTTAGAATTCTTAATAAGAGACTTTGATTTATTTATACGAATATTGGTCAGGTATTCAATAAAATTATAACCTGTCTCTTCTTTAAATAACCTGCTGAAATATTGAGGACTTATACTTATCACCTTAGAAACCTCTTCTAAAGTAATTTCATTACTGAAATACTTGTCAATATAATCTTTCGCATTCATTATCAATTTACTTACTTTGTTCTGTTTGTATTCTTTAACCATCTTTATAATATGTTTTGTTCTTTTTATGGCCCATCTTTGGATTTTTTCTTCTTCCATATTAATTATTTCTTGTAAATATGAAGAATAGTCTATATAAATATCTGATGGTATACCCATAGTATAAGCCATCTGATATATGAGCACAATCAATTCTATCATTTTACTTTTCCTATTGATAGGCACTAACTTAGATATACTATCAAATATTTTATTGAGTATTAATAATGCTTCATCTGTATTTCCAAGTTCAATGCTGCTTAATAGTTTTTTACATCGTTCATTATACTTATCTAGAGAGATATCTTTTACCTCTTTTACATCCATAATATGAACAACATGCTCACCGCTATTGTCCCTAAGAGCCTTCAAAGCTTCTTCATAAGAATTATGAAGGTATTCGATTTTACTATATCCTCCAATACCTATAAAAAATTCTACATCAGTGCTTTTCTTGGCTTTTTTCACAATATCTTCAGCCATCTGGATAGCTTCAAGCCTCTGCTTGTACTCATCCTCATGTTCCTTTGTTGCCACAAAAACAATTATCCTGTTAATCATAGTAGGACCTATAAGGCATTTACATCTATATTTTAACATATCTCTGATACTTGGATAGAATTTTTGGCTTTTTACACTTGAGCCAATTTTATTAGTTAGAGACATGGCTTTTTCACCTTCACCAAACTCAATGATCATCATATAACCACCATCATCCCCTAGGTCAAAGAGATCTTGGTATCTTTTTACTTCTTTTCCGAACTCCTTATCCATTAAGATTGAGTATATGAATCCACTTTCAAGTATAGGCAGTATATTTTGAAGTTTTTCTATGTTCTCCAATTCTTTTTTTCTCTTTTTTTCCTTCTCCTCCAAGTCGCTTATTATGGAGTTCAGCGTATCAATAAGTTTATATCTGTTTATTGGCTTGAGAATATACTCTTTTACACCTAGATTAACTGCTTCTTTGGCAAATTCGAATTGTTCATAAGCAGATAGTATAACAAATTGCACTCTACTGTTTCTTTCTTTTATTTCTTTAATTGCATCAATACCGTTTATACCTGGCATCCTTATATCCATAAATATTATATCTGGATTATGGTTACTAGCTTTTTCTATGGCCTCTCTACCATTTCTCGCACTATCAACAACTTCAACATTATCAAAATTCTTACTAACAATAAATTTGACTGCATTTATAACTATTTCCTCATCATCAACAACTAATAGCTTATACATATTAACGCATCTCCTCACGGTCTGATAGAATATCTTTATTTTCCAAAGGAAGGTTAATAACGATTTTAGTCCCCATACCTTTTTCACTAATAATTTTTATTACATCTTCTTTCCCGAAGTAAAGATGTAATCTGTGAATGACATTTCCCAGTCCTATACCTGTAGTATGCCCCTTCTTTGCTTTCTGAAGTATTTTGGATTCAGAGGTTACTTTGAGCACCTTCTCAATGTCATCCTTCTTCATTCCAACACCATTATCTTCAATAATGATTTGTCCATATTCTTTTTCTTTTCTTGTAACTATACGTACTATACCCCCTTCTTCCAAATCCCCAATTCCATGAATACATGCATTTTCCACTAACGGTTGTAAAATCAGAGGAGGCATAAATATTTGAGAGATACTATTGTCAACACTGAATTCAAATTGAATAAAATCTCCAAAACGTACTTTTAACAACTCAGAATATGATTTAATGTTTTCAATTTCTTCTTTCAATGTTACTGGGTTATCCAGTTTCTTAATATTATACCTGAAAAGGGCCGACATGTTTTCTAAGAAACTGCTGGTGGTATCAGCACCTTCCATCATTGCAAGTTGTACTCCTGCATTCAAGGTATTAAATAGAAAATGTGGGTTTATTTGAGATTGAAGTGCTTGTAACTCAGCATTATCCAAAAGATTTTTCATCTTAAGGTTCTGAAGTTCCTGATCCATCAATTTGGCTTCCATTTCTGCTGTATTTCTAAGTTTCTTGATATACTCTTTGATATTGGATTTCATCTTATTGAATGCTACCGCCATTACTTTTATTTCATCGTCAGTAGATACTATTACTTCATCTATATCAAAATTTCCTTTAGCTATCTCTTCAGCATTATGGGATAATTTTATAATAGGTTCTGTCATTTTGTATGTTGTAGAATAAATAATTAGAATAGATAATATTATTATATCTAATATTAGTATAATATTAATCTGCTGCAAAAATTTCAATTTGTTCTTTATATTAAGATACTCCCTGGTATTCCTATTGAATTCATTATAATTAACTTTGTTGATATATTCCTTGATGTAACTTTCTAATTGTGTTGTAGTAGTATATACAGTCAGGTATTCATCAATATCCCGTCCTCTTTTTGCTGCAATCCCTTTATCTGCTTCATTAAGATATGTTTCAATCATAAAAGCTATATCCTTAAGTAATAACCTGTTGTTGTCATAAGATAAACCTTTATTCATATCCATTGCTTTTTCTCTTAATTCATCACTATATCTAAGATAGTTATTAAGACTATCTGAATGTTTAGTAGACAAGTAATTATTAAGGTTAACATTTACTTTTGTAACAGTTTCAGATAGCTCTGTAAGGGCAACTCCATCAACGAACATGGATTCCATCTTCTGCATGAATTTACTGGACATTATGAAAGTAAATATACTTACTATACTTATTAATATGATTGTTATCATAAAATAAACCAGCATTTTTCTACGAATAGTATTAAGCCTTAATAACCTATCAAAGAATCTCAACTTTCATCACCTTCACTCTTTTGCCTTTTATTGGTATAATCATCAATATTTTCATTAGTGATAATATTTAAACCAGTATCATAAAAGGATGATGTTGTACCTTTTGTTATAACTTCTAATATAGCTTCTATACTCTTAGATCCTATATCATAAGGATTATCAACTATAGAGGCATCTATTACATGCTTTTCAATATACTTCAATACTTCTTCACTGTCCCCATATCCAACTATTGAGATATCCCCTACTTTGTTAAGGTCAACAATCACTTGAGCAACACCAATGGTATCTTTGACGCTGCTGCAAAAGATAGCACTTATATTAGGATAACTGTTTATTATCTTGCTGATAATGTCTTCTGCTCCTAATAAACCTAATTTGGATTCTTCAACTTTTTTTATTTCCATTTCATCATATTTATTAGTGATATCCTTGAATCCTGATAATATAAGATTCTTGGATGTCTCCAAATAATCATTTTCTTGAATATTATCAAGGATTATAGCAATTTCTCCTTTATTATCTATGGCATTGCTAACTAGTTTCCCAGCTTTCTCTCCAATTTCAAATGAATTGGACCCTACATAACTCTGTCTTTTACTAGCTGGTACATCTTCAAATACAGTTACAACGGGAACTCCCATATCCACAGCATGATTAATGGCTTCTTTAATCTTTTCATTATCCGTTACCTGAAGAATAATACCATCAACCTTTGACGCTATAGCTATATTAATATAATCCAACTGTTCATTTATATCTTCTTTCTTGACATCATTGATCTCTAATGCCACTTTCATTTTGTGGCTAGCATCATTGAGTCCTTTTAAAAATGCTTCCCCTGATAATGTATTGATATCATTGGAAATAACCATTAGGTGGTATTTAGGTGAATCTTTATCTTTATTGAATTTCTGTTCTTTACTATAATTAACGTCTTTCATATATAAAAATGAGAGACCTAGACTAATTATTAATACTAAAGATAATATACCTATTATTATACCTAAAATAACTTTTTTCATTTTTGTCCATCCTTACTTGGTAGTGTAGTCTATTTTAAAACTTTCTTGTCTATAATTATAACATATCCCTAATATTCCTTGTAAATAGCACTTTTTTGATTTATTTTCATATTAATATTAAAATAGTACTATCATATTTTATACCAATCAAAAATTAATTTGTTGACCTATATGAACATATTACATCCCATACGTAATATTTGGAATTTATAATAAAATTAAGATATACCTCTAAAGCTTAAATAATCAACTTATTATACGTGATTAATTATACAATTCTGTAGAAATTAATACATTTTTTAATCTATATATTTACATAAATAACTATATTTGCTAAAATAATATATATGATTGAATTAAAACGCTAAGGGCAGGACTTAATAGGGGGATATTATTATTATGGAAGATATAAATAAATATTATGAAGCAGCTGAAATTTTAAAGGTACTAGGTCATCCTACAAGATTGTGCATTGTCAATGGTTTAATTAGAAATAAAGGTTGTAATGTCTCTTTTATGCAG
The window above is part of the Vallitalea guaymasensis genome. Proteins encoded here:
- a CDS encoding substrate-binding domain-containing protein; protein product: MKKVILGIIIGILSLVLIISLGLSFLYMKDVNYSKEQKFNKDKDSPKYHLMVISNDINTLSGEAFLKGLNDASHKMKVALEINDVKKEDINEQLDYINIAIASKVDGIILQVTDNEKIKEAINHAVDMGVPVVTVFEDVPASKRQSYVGSNSFEIGEKAGKLVSNAIDNKGEIAIILDNIQENDYLETSKNLILSGFKDITNKYDEMEIKKVEESKLGLLGAEDIISKIINSYPNISAIFCSSVKDTIGVAQVIVDLNKVGDISIVGYGDSEEVLKYIEKHVIDASIVDNPYDIGSKSIEAILEVITKGTTSSFYDTGLNIITNENIDDYTNKRQKSEGDES